DNA from Pelodiscus sinensis isolate JC-2024 chromosome 1, ASM4963464v1, whole genome shotgun sequence:
attgtatcctttggtatatatggttgagactatttattttcttccattatttgatctgaggaagtgggtctggcccacgaaagctcatcatctaataaaccatcttgttagtctttaaagtgctacatagtcctgtattttgtttcagctacaccagactaacacggctacatttctatcagtgtaATACAAAATGATATTGTTATAATCATTCATTTGTTCCTGTTTTCTTTCCTACCTTCCACTTAATGAGCAAAGATTTGAATTATTATTACAATTttagaatgttttaaaattacagactacaAACTAAATATTACTGTAGTCTGTGGACATGTTAACTATTTTAACAGGAATAATAAACAAATAACATACTGATTCAGTGAATGGAGAATCACAGAGTAGAGAATGTAAATGTGTATCTGAGTTTGAAGACTGAGACTGCTGACTCACATAGGGAAGGTGATTATAAATGTTACAGTTGGGATTCAAACGAGGGGATGGAGGGAAATGTGCAGTGTTTCCATTGTCACCATCCACAGAGTTtcagcttttgaaaatcccactcttaaaaaataaatgattttaATAATCTTATTTAAACTTTTATCTAACAaagcaattttaatttttttaaaattgtcgcAGTTCTGCTTGAAATTTCAAGAATATTAAACACTGGTTTGGATATGGAAACCCTGTCTATATGTGTACGGTTGTGTGAGCAAGGTATAAACCCAGAGGCCTTATCTTCAGTAATTAAAGAACTACGCAAGGCTACAGAAGCACTAAAGGTAAGGCAGTTTATGAAAAACATGCAGCtgtcttttttaaattaatgcaAATCGAATTTCAGATTACTGCATTTTCAACTTGTCATATGGAATTTTACATTTCCCTtgcatttcaaataaaataaaataatcttagGAAATAAATCCTGTTGCCTTCTTTCTTTATTGCTAATTGCATTTGGTCCAAAGCATGGAATCTGCAGATAGCAAaccagtagtgtagacaaagcctttttgttgttgtttacaaCTTGACAAGTTGGTGTAACCACATGACTGTGCATGGGTCTGTAGTGAAACATGCCCTAATCTGAACACCACCTGCATGAGTCAGTGCAAAAAGTCCAGACTACAGGTCCTTGACAGAATTATATACTTGGCATCCTTGTGTCATATTTTGTCAAGTGATGGATAAATTAATAAAAGAAGGATAGTGAGAGTGAgaaattgttaaaatgaaaatattcaaTAAAAGAGCCATTTAAGCAGCGTATTAAGATTAAATATCACGTGATTTATTTTCTACAAATTATTTAAAcattattaacaaaataaaagtaGTTGCAAGAAATAACCATAAGTGTTATTCCTGATTTTTAGCTCCACAGTATCTATTCTCAGTTTATTATAATGAATTATACTTATCTTTCTAGGCTGCTGAAAATATGACAAGTTGACTTCATGGGAGAGGATCTTTTTGATGAGAGAAATGTCAAGCTAACAGAGGTTTGAAGACTGGCTGCTATTCAGAAATATAGAATCAAGTTCCTGTATATTCAggtttcaaaaaaaaatctgtaatcttttttttataaaaggatGAAATATAAAAGTGTAAGGCTTTATAGAAAAGTGAAAAGGCATATGACTTATCTAATATTATTCATTGTTTGTTTTGTCCTTGTTTTACAGACTGTAGTTTTTAGCATTATTATGTATTCCTTATAAACCTGAGCTTTACTTTTATAAACAGTCTGTCAAATATTGCTTGTTGACTGACTAAATCTACAAGTTTAGTGAAATTTAGTCACTTAATCTATATGATAGAGAGAACGTATTCAGAGACTTATTATAAACTCTTAATTTTAAATGGCTAATGCATAATGGACTGAGAAGTTTATTTTCCATTGGTCTGAAACTTGGCATTCAACTTCAGacaccattttgtatgtataggcTATAATTTAAAtactttctgatttttgtttttaatccgaGAGCAGAGAAAAATAATGTGAGCATGTTTccttctttaatttaaaaaaaaaatgcttcataTTTCAAATGGAAACTTATGATTTTGGTAGTTTGTGTTTTTTTAtaactaaatatttatttaaaaaaaaaagattgtctgCAAGCAGTTATCATACATTTAAATTAGTGTATAGTTGAATTCCATAATCTCTTACGCATTGTATGGAACATCTTATTGACTTCATTAGTGCTTTAGTTAGATTTATATCCTGGCCATTACAGATCACAAAAATGCTCATGGAATATTTATTATCTTTATCCTAGTCAAAGGATAGAACGGAGATGTCAAACTGATTAAGGAAGGGCCACATTCCGTTTGTATTTATGGTCAGTGAATATAGGACTGTTTACTCCCCTCAATTAGACTATATAGTAACTACATTTTTGGTTATCATTTTAGCATTCATTATCACGCAGAAAGAAAATATACTCACACACAGGAGAACTACAATTTCTCCCCTTTATTTCTCTTTCTAtccttttttcttcatttttcccTTCAATAATTCCCACTCTTTCCCCCCATTTTATCTATTGAAATAATTAGTGCTGATGAGATTTCATTATGGGGTTTAAATTCATCCCAACCCACATTAATAGAGAACAGATATCACACTTCTGATTTATTGTTTCAGGTTCTCTGCAGACTTGAGAGGATGATGCTGTATTGACTTACATTTGGAAGACTGTTTTTGCAATctgaaaacagaaaacaatattAGGTTCTGTATAATCTCAGTAGGACACGAGTCACAGAAATGCATCAAGGAGGCCAAATGTTTGACAACCCTGTTATAGACAAAATCAATGCATATTTAACATATGAATGGTGATCTGCATAGTTTTACATTAATTTTGTTTCCTGT
Protein-coding regions in this window:
- the MZT1 gene encoding mitotic-spindle organizing protein 1: MASSAANLNAVRETMDVLLEISRILNTGLDMETLSICVRLCEQGINPEALSSVIKELRKATEALKAAENMTS